One Euphorbia lathyris chromosome 1, ddEupLath1.1, whole genome shotgun sequence DNA segment encodes these proteins:
- the LOC136201274 gene encoding uncharacterized protein — protein MKQIFQKPLVSRFEDDSNFLKHDKELTTREMATYGFYIAPILFVTQLRIEELTSTEENIEQIDEILGGSSSHGRIGLMKKTKGYRRVESLTTMSKNPMFEDAKKQFKMEIREEIRDEVKNEIREEVKNELSVHLEFFVQKLSLMNPSLNLNLDGVLSTVRSNKRDD, from the exons ATGAAGCAGATTTTTCAGAAGCCTCTGGTTTCTAGATTCGAAGATGATTCAAATTTCTTGAAACATGACAAAGAGCTCACAACAAGAGAAATGGCTACTTATGGTTTCTATATTGCCCCAATTTTGTTCGTTACACAG tTAAGGATTGAAGAGTTGACATCTACCGAGGAAAACATTGAGCAGATTGATGAAATACTTGGAGGCTCGTCATCTCATGGTAGGATAGGCCtcatgaagaaaacaaaagGTTATAGGAGAGTTGAATCTTTAACTACTATGAGTAAGAACCCCATGTTCGAAGATGCaaaaaaacaattcaaaatGGAAATTCGAGAGGAAATCAGAGACGAAGTGAAGAATGAGAttagagaggaagtgaagaatgaACTATCAGTTCATCTTGAATTTTTTGTACAGAAGTTGAGCCTTATGAACCCATCACTCAATCTAAATTTGGATGGTGTTCTTTCTACAGTTCGTTCAAATAAACGTGACGATTGA